From the Leptolyngbya sp. O-77 genome, one window contains:
- a CDS encoding tetratricopeptide repeat protein produces MYADSEFDSEFDSDFSDFSLSGDDLARFTPAEYGQRLRNAELPEAERAGLLCRLGWWQLQEGQFEGAIAQFDQALLLRPDLVAAYHGRGRALDGLGRFKEALANFDQAIKLAAKPRARLWRDRGCTLRSLGRYGEALTSFGNALEQQPQDALSMSAKGSLLAVLRRQKQAAMGLCDRALQLDPNLPEAWNSKGVVHSVAGQYAEAQRCYERAIALDSRLDRAWSNRGIALLRQDRVLEAIANFEQALALAPHRQEAWKAAAWAHHGRALMRLGRYERAIASCDEALRLQPGYAPAALNRLLSLGMAGQGWRHLRGGETRWELLRNVGAVLNAAKLRLLIVTAAVLLLALGQGPAAELLRQGVSVLLSLGVLGLIVADLWRHRSRLGFVWQTYFGTHWLTYGRALGIVVATLATYSIADAIAPPILRLGWSDLVFGRPGNVMFQPFNLIKDAAPAPSPVPDLPPPPMPGLEPPVPAAIDHFNWATLLILLFWLALLLGIPFWARLEERLFRRGANTWRQIGIRSTWFGLAHLLAGIPIIGGLVLILPGFLFACRYKYVRDRHLRQTGNAFQSEEAGVQASTADHAAYNAILITLAAAVMIFL; encoded by the coding sequence ATGTACGCTGATTCTGAGTTTGATTCTGAGTTTGATTCGGATTTTTCGGATTTCTCGTTGTCTGGTGATGATTTGGCTCGATTCACTCCGGCAGAATATGGGCAGCGGCTGAGGAATGCTGAGTTGCCAGAGGCAGAGCGGGCGGGGTTGCTGTGTCGGTTGGGCTGGTGGCAGTTGCAAGAAGGGCAGTTTGAAGGGGCGATCGCCCAGTTTGACCAGGCGTTGCTGCTGCGGCCAGACCTGGTGGCGGCCTATCACGGGCGGGGGCGGGCGCTGGATGGGCTAGGGCGGTTTAAGGAGGCGCTGGCGAATTTTGACCAAGCGATCAAGCTGGCGGCCAAACCGAGGGCAAGGCTGTGGCGCGATCGCGGCTGTACGCTCCGCAGTCTGGGGCGCTATGGCGAGGCGCTGACCAGCTTTGGCAACGCATTGGAACAACAGCCCCAGGATGCCCTATCGATGAGCGCGAAGGGGTCTTTGCTGGCGGTGCTGCGGCGACAAAAGCAGGCGGCGATGGGGCTTTGCGATCGCGCGTTGCAGCTTGACCCCAACCTGCCAGAAGCGTGGAATAGCAAGGGCGTGGTGCATTCGGTGGCGGGGCAATATGCCGAGGCGCAGCGGTGCTATGAGCGGGCGATCGCCCTCGACAGCAGGCTAGACCGGGCCTGGAGCAACCGGGGGATCGCCCTGCTGCGGCAGGATCGGGTGCTGGAGGCGATCGCCAATTTTGAGCAGGCCCTGGCGCTGGCTCCGCATCGGCAGGAGGCGTGGAAAGCGGCTGCCTGGGCGCATCACGGGCGGGCGCTGATGCGGCTGGGGCGCTATGAGCGGGCGATCGCCAGTTGCGATGAGGCGCTGCGGCTGCAACCCGGTTACGCTCCGGCGGCGCTGAATCGGCTGCTGAGCCTGGGCATGGCGGGGCAGGGGTGGAGGCACCTGCGGGGGGGGGAAACGCGCTGGGAACTGCTGCGCAATGTGGGCGCAGTGCTGAATGCGGCTAAGCTGCGGCTGCTGATTGTGACGGCGGCGGTGCTGCTGCTGGCGCTAGGGCAGGGGCCGGCGGCAGAATTGCTGCGGCAGGGCGTGTCGGTGCTGCTGTCGTTGGGCGTGCTGGGGCTGATTGTGGCCGATCTGTGGCGGCATCGGTCGCGGCTGGGCTTCGTCTGGCAGACCTACTTTGGCACCCACTGGCTGACCTACGGACGGGCGCTGGGCATTGTCGTGGCGACGCTGGCGACCTATTCGATTGCCGATGCGATCGCCCCGCCGATTTTGCGTCTGGGCTGGTCGGATCTGGTGTTTGGGCGACCGGGCAACGTTATGTTTCAACCGTTCAACCTGATCAAAGATGCCGCCCCTGCTCCCTCGCCAGTGCCCGATCTCCCCCCTCCGCCGATGCCCGGTCTGGAGCCGCCTGTGCCAGCAGCGATAGATCACTTTAACTGGGCAACGCTGCTGATTCTGCTGTTTTGGCTAGCGCTGCTGCTGGGCATTCCCTTTTGGGCGCGGCTGGAGGAGCGGCTGTTTCGGCGCGGTGCGAATACCTGGCGGCAAATTGGCATCCGCTCTACCTGGTTTGGGCTTGCACATTTGCTGGCGGGCATTCCTATCATTGGCGGGCTGGTGCTGATCTTGCCGGGGTTCCTGTTTGCCTGCCGCTATAAGTACGTGCGCGATCGCCATTTGCGGCAAACCGGCAACGCCTTCCAGTCGGAAGAGGCAGGCGTGCAAGCCAGCACTGCCGACCACGCCGCCTACAACGCGATTCTGATCACGCTAGCTGCCGCCGTGATGATTTTTCTTTAG
- a CDS encoding FkbM family methyltransferase — MTKLDELESVGSENMLRSLRSMLRRTESVQEVLADVDSAQGASAQGSTVSQVTPDQTLPVQQLVANKKDRVISLLALGVPINAVVDVGVQRGTPELMEPLREKHHHLFEPVSLWYGDIEKNYSAIRNTLYPVALSDEIGSAWLIQTALLKDGVATHARISEVPVIPDGQEIVSCEEIKVDRLDSYSDLLEKDYLLKVDVDGKDLEVLKGASGCISNASVVIVEAHWAALTARGKILEEYGFELIDIVDRVMYGQVLWQCDLVYLRNDLMNEKLRPPMFDPAHWHPLP, encoded by the coding sequence GTGACCAAACTTGATGAACTTGAGTCTGTAGGTTCAGAAAATATGCTCAGAAGCTTAAGATCAATGCTCCGTCGAACTGAGTCTGTTCAAGAAGTGCTTGCTGACGTTGATTCCGCTCAAGGAGCTTCTGCTCAAGGATCTACAGTGTCTCAAGTAACCCCAGATCAAACGCTTCCTGTTCAGCAGCTAGTCGCTAACAAGAAAGATAGGGTGATTTCGCTACTTGCATTAGGCGTTCCTATCAATGCAGTGGTTGATGTGGGTGTTCAAAGAGGTACTCCAGAATTGATGGAGCCACTTCGGGAAAAACATCACCATCTGTTTGAGCCTGTTTCCTTGTGGTATGGAGATATAGAGAAGAACTATTCCGCCATCAGAAATACGCTTTACCCTGTTGCATTGTCAGATGAAATAGGATCTGCGTGGCTTATTCAGACGGCGCTCTTGAAGGATGGAGTTGCCACTCACGCAAGAATCAGCGAAGTACCAGTAATACCGGATGGTCAAGAAATTGTTTCCTGTGAGGAGATCAAGGTAGACAGACTTGACTCATATTCTGATTTACTTGAAAAGGATTACTTGCTCAAGGTTGATGTTGACGGAAAAGATTTGGAAGTCCTTAAAGGAGCCTCTGGCTGCATCAGCAATGCTTCCGTTGTGATTGTGGAGGCACATTGGGCTGCATTGACGGCTAGAGGAAAGATTCTTGAGGAATACGGGTTTGAGCTGATTGATATTGTGGATCGGGTCATGTATGGACAAGTTTTGTGGCAGTGTGACTTGGTTTATCTAAGGAATGATCTGATGAATGAGAAACTACGTCCTCCCATGTTTGATCCCGCCCACTGGCATCCTCTCCCATAG
- a CDS encoding glycosyltransferase family 2 protein, with amino-acid sequence MKVSIITPSYNQGKFIEKTLLSVLCQNYPNIEYIVVDGNSSDGTIEILEYYRDFIDHLIIEPDRGQSDALNKGFRLATGDILAYLNSDDVYADQNVVSTVIKYFQETKADVVYGCRKFISEDGYQTNFHPYREYSKEYLVWTDYIPQECVFWGRDIFRKAGEWINEEFDFAMDYELWFRFLEHDARFYAAPETFGFFRYYPDQKTKSRWETVGLPEIAKLHQRYNGSTIPQDKMYAYFAEYTFGSSNQALISRFYESWRNYAEFESRIFECLPIDNWVYYCQINPRRLRKQF; translated from the coding sequence ATGAAGGTTAGCATTATCACCCCTTCGTATAATCAAGGGAAATTTATTGAGAAGACCCTGCTTAGTGTCCTATGCCAAAATTATCCCAACATAGAGTACATCGTGGTTGATGGAAACTCAAGCGATGGAACCATTGAAATTCTGGAATACTACAGGGATTTTATTGATCACCTAATCATTGAGCCAGATCGGGGTCAGTCCGATGCTTTAAACAAGGGATTTAGATTGGCTACGGGAGATATCCTAGCCTATCTGAATTCTGATGATGTATACGCAGATCAAAATGTCGTTTCTACGGTCATCAAATACTTTCAGGAAACCAAAGCAGATGTTGTTTATGGTTGTCGGAAGTTCATTTCAGAAGATGGCTATCAAACAAATTTTCATCCTTACAGAGAGTATTCAAAAGAGTATCTAGTTTGGACAGACTATATCCCTCAAGAGTGTGTTTTTTGGGGAAGAGATATCTTTAGGAAAGCAGGCGAGTGGATAAACGAAGAGTTCGATTTCGCGATGGATTATGAGCTTTGGTTTAGGTTTCTGGAGCATGATGCTCGATTTTATGCCGCACCTGAGACATTTGGCTTCTTTCGATACTATCCTGATCAAAAAACAAAGTCCCGCTGGGAAACTGTAGGACTTCCTGAGATTGCCAAACTGCATCAGCGTTATAACGGTTCCACAATTCCCCAAGATAAAATGTATGCCTATTTTGCAGAGTACACCTTTGGTTCTAGCAATCAGGCACTCATTTCTAGATTTTATGAGTCTTGGAGAAACTATGCTGAGTTTGAATCGAGAATCTTTGAATGCCTGCCAATAGACAATTGGGTTTACTATTGCCAAATCAATCCAAGACGGCTTAGAAAGCAGTTTTAG
- a CDS encoding FkbM family methyltransferase, with product MQKKVNFPAKQAKLRRRLETLLTGYSAFPKGKTLTKADVVITPNEINTRHGTGLLVKRIFGTGANTISIRSADTYAGDHQFGDLSLSISHRGCSRPESFKKLLKQLEDVTIRRILCIPFFKDDLITAIALKEIFNVQLCTYILDDQNIYVKNIPDGLMRELLEKSSLRLAVSPEMRDAYEQRYRLKFWFVPPVVPSDLIQNYFKPAADDKSNDKTGVLIGNVWNERWFNNLQKLLTGFPHHIDWFRSGQLQDFEWLADKHAFLQQGILREQNFIEDEFEFVQKLRQYPYAVIPSSTLDQEDEHLPVGYLSLPSRIPYLLATTNIPMIVVGSPKTAAAKFIERFGVGVVSDYDPASFNQAVEYVTAPDNQREMRQRAAMLADVFSDKKFDTWLWKSLEAGQPIDFRFEELCPHRPSDLLYFIEPPTPRDLFPEFVPSFNSFRRLKRRGYEPNFVIDVGCSVGVWSFTISKLYPSVRYVLIDPLLAKHDANLLRQFAGSLRHHDLVEAAISNQSGKTHLQVSQDLYGSSLLKPADFRSYESVEVEVKTLDQVSEELSIEGRGVLKIDVQCAEHLVLEGATQFLSKVDVLVVELSLVQYDSDAKTLTEMVGIISDLGFRYYDDAGEWRSPVDGALLQKDIVFVREGLLSSETSDILLDEKSFIKPSVRSEYEGFRLGESSPALPSYYEGEMIYSKMFGELINEVQRLHRYYVDYQAKYTLTVHDELLAMKQDLDDLKKRFMY from the coding sequence ATGCAGAAGAAGGTTAATTTTCCAGCAAAACAGGCTAAACTTCGCCGACGCCTAGAGACTTTACTAACTGGTTACTCTGCATTTCCTAAGGGCAAAACGCTGACAAAAGCGGATGTTGTTATCACACCAAACGAGATCAATACTCGACACGGCACAGGCCTTCTCGTAAAGCGAATCTTTGGCACAGGGGCGAATACAATCTCAATTCGCTCTGCGGATACCTACGCTGGCGATCATCAGTTTGGGGATCTCAGCTTGTCAATTTCTCATCGAGGCTGTTCTCGACCAGAGTCTTTTAAGAAGCTACTGAAGCAACTAGAGGACGTAACCATTCGTCGAATTCTTTGCATCCCCTTCTTCAAGGATGACCTGATTACGGCGATCGCCCTTAAGGAAATATTCAACGTCCAACTTTGCACTTACATTCTGGACGATCAGAACATATACGTTAAGAATATTCCAGATGGCTTGATGCGCGAGTTATTAGAAAAGTCCTCACTTCGTTTAGCCGTTTCTCCTGAAATGAGAGATGCTTACGAACAGCGCTATCGCCTAAAGTTTTGGTTCGTTCCACCCGTTGTACCTAGTGATCTAATTCAGAACTACTTCAAGCCCGCCGCCGATGACAAAAGCAATGACAAGACGGGCGTACTAATTGGGAACGTCTGGAACGAACGATGGTTCAATAATCTGCAAAAGCTTCTGACTGGTTTCCCGCATCACATTGATTGGTTCCGCAGCGGACAGCTTCAAGATTTTGAATGGCTTGCTGATAAACACGCTTTTCTGCAACAAGGCATTCTTCGTGAGCAAAACTTCATTGAAGATGAGTTTGAATTTGTGCAAAAGCTGCGGCAATACCCCTATGCCGTGATTCCCTCCAGCACGCTCGATCAAGAAGATGAGCATCTTCCCGTTGGGTATCTCAGCCTGCCCAGTCGCATTCCTTACCTACTGGCCACCACAAATATCCCAATGATTGTGGTAGGCAGCCCAAAAACCGCAGCCGCCAAGTTCATTGAGCGCTTCGGTGTAGGAGTAGTTTCAGATTATGATCCTGCTAGCTTCAATCAAGCTGTGGAGTACGTTACTGCTCCCGACAATCAGCGTGAAATGCGGCAGCGGGCTGCTATGTTAGCTGACGTATTTTCAGATAAGAAATTTGACACCTGGTTGTGGAAATCTCTAGAAGCAGGACAGCCAATCGACTTTAGATTCGAGGAACTCTGCCCGCATCGCCCTAGCGACCTGCTTTATTTCATTGAACCACCGACCCCACGAGATTTGTTTCCGGAGTTTGTTCCGTCATTCAATTCATTTCGTCGGCTAAAGCGGCGAGGGTATGAACCTAATTTTGTCATTGACGTAGGCTGTTCTGTTGGTGTTTGGTCATTTACCATCAGTAAGCTATATCCCAGCGTTCGCTACGTCCTCATTGATCCACTGTTGGCAAAACATGATGCTAACTTATTGCGTCAGTTCGCTGGATCATTAAGACATCATGATTTAGTAGAAGCAGCAATTTCCAATCAGTCTGGAAAAACACACCTGCAAGTATCTCAAGATCTCTATGGTAGTTCTTTACTAAAGCCTGCTGACTTTCGCTCTTACGAGTCTGTTGAAGTCGAAGTCAAAACTCTCGATCAAGTCTCTGAGGAACTGTCGATTGAAGGACGGGGTGTTCTAAAGATTGATGTTCAATGCGCTGAACATTTAGTTCTGGAAGGGGCGACCCAATTTTTGTCTAAGGTGGATGTTCTGGTCGTGGAACTATCTCTCGTTCAGTATGATTCAGATGCTAAAACACTTACCGAAATGGTAGGCATTATCTCGGATTTAGGATTTCGCTACTACGATGATGCTGGAGAATGGCGATCGCCCGTTGATGGAGCCTTACTCCAAAAAGACATTGTCTTCGTTCGCGAAGGGCTGCTCTCTTCAGAAACCAGCGACATTCTTCTAGACGAGAAATCCTTCATAAAACCCTCAGTCCGCTCTGAGTATGAAGGCTTTCGCCTGGGCGAATCATCTCCTGCTTTACCTTCTTACTACGAAGGCGAGATGATCTATAGCAAGATGTTTGGCGAACTCATCAACGAAGTCCAACGTCTGCATCGATATTACGTTGATTATCAAGCAAAATATACACTGACTGTCCACGACGAGTTGCTTGCGATGAAGCAAGATTTAGATGACCTAAAGAAGCGTTTTATGTATTGA
- a CDS encoding GDP-mannose 4,6-dehydratase gives MKTALICGISGQDGAYLARFLLEKGYEVHGTSRDAQVSLFKNLDRLGIRDRLVLHSMALNDFRSVLQVIHRVKPDEIYNLAGQTSVGLSFEQPVETMESITLGTLNLLEAIRFVNAPIKFYNAGSSECFGNTGDRTADETTAFSPRSPYAVAKAAAHWQVANYREAYNLFACSGILFNHESPLRPRRFVTQKVVTTAIEISKGRAERLYLGDISIRRDWGWAAEYVEAMYLMLQAPQPEDYVIATGETHCLEDFVTEVFSYVGLDWTAYVEVDKSLFRPSEIAVNRGSPQKAHEKLGWRAQKKMKDVARGMVDAILCDTSPDA, from the coding sequence ATGAAAACGGCGCTGATTTGCGGCATTTCGGGGCAAGACGGAGCATACCTGGCGAGGTTTTTGCTCGAAAAGGGTTATGAGGTTCATGGAACCTCCCGCGATGCCCAGGTTTCGTTGTTTAAAAACTTGGATCGGCTGGGCATCCGCGATCGCCTGGTGCTGCACTCAATGGCGCTTAATGACTTCCGCAGCGTCCTGCAAGTGATTCATCGGGTCAAACCCGACGAAATCTATAACCTGGCTGGGCAGACCTCGGTTGGGCTGTCGTTTGAGCAGCCCGTAGAAACGATGGAAAGCATCACGCTGGGCACGCTCAATCTGCTAGAGGCGATTCGCTTTGTCAATGCGCCCATCAAGTTCTACAACGCTGGCTCTAGTGAATGCTTTGGCAACACGGGCGATCGCACAGCCGATGAAACCACTGCCTTTTCTCCACGCAGTCCCTACGCCGTTGCCAAGGCCGCTGCCCACTGGCAGGTTGCCAACTATCGGGAAGCCTACAACCTCTTCGCTTGCTCTGGCATTTTGTTCAATCACGAATCTCCGCTCCGTCCCAGACGCTTCGTCACTCAAAAGGTAGTGACCACTGCGATCGAAATCTCAAAAGGTCGCGCAGAGCGACTGTACCTGGGCGATATCTCAATTCGGCGGGACTGGGGATGGGCAGCAGAGTATGTCGAAGCAATGTATCTCATGTTGCAGGCTCCACAGCCCGAAGACTATGTGATTGCCACAGGCGAAACCCATTGTCTGGAAGATTTCGTGACCGAAGTTTTTTCCTATGTGGGGTTAGATTGGACAGCCTATGTTGAGGTAGACAAGTCCCTGTTTCGACCGTCTGAAATTGCCGTCAACCGAGGCAGTCCCCAAAAAGCGCATGAAAAGCTAGGCTGGCGGGCCCAGAAAAAGATGAAAGACGTAGCGCGGGGCATGGTTGATGCCATTCTGTGCGATACTAGTCCAGATGCGTAA
- a CDS encoding sulfotransferase family protein, translating into MKLAVFYAFARSGGTLVNRCIGCIPGNLVLSEVNPHASVIPPEQQAHEWWKLISGEEVNVLKMQTYIQKIRYLAQKTHERQLNLIVRDWSAVNFLGDLLVQDFLTPSYVLEQEVYLLRGELTYCSAVISRRAEDVYASIIKSFAERTPENFRFLSAEDFGKRYLHYAKSVSRYRIFHYEDICDEPEAQIKELCEYLEIQYDASFLHKFKHFNQCTGDSQPVIESRGFKLDVITRLKSHVNSEYYINAHQDEHCREANRLLGYE; encoded by the coding sequence ATGAAGCTTGCAGTATTCTACGCTTTTGCCCGCTCCGGAGGAACCTTGGTTAATCGGTGCATTGGCTGCATTCCTGGAAATTTAGTCTTGTCTGAAGTTAATCCTCACGCTTCTGTGATTCCTCCTGAACAACAGGCTCATGAATGGTGGAAATTGATTTCAGGTGAAGAAGTCAATGTTCTAAAGATGCAGACATACATTCAAAAGATTAGATACTTGGCTCAAAAAACTCATGAACGCCAGCTAAACCTTATTGTTCGAGATTGGTCAGCCGTCAATTTTTTAGGAGATCTACTTGTTCAGGATTTTCTCACTCCTAGCTATGTTTTAGAGCAAGAAGTCTACTTGTTGCGCGGTGAGCTTACATATTGCTCTGCTGTAATCAGTAGGAGGGCGGAGGATGTTTATGCGTCCATTATCAAATCCTTCGCAGAGAGAACACCAGAAAATTTCCGATTCTTGAGCGCTGAAGATTTTGGTAAACGTTATCTACATTATGCAAAATCTGTTAGCAGATATCGAATTTTTCATTATGAAGATATTTGTGATGAGCCAGAAGCTCAAATTAAAGAGTTGTGTGAGTATCTAGAGATTCAGTATGATGCAAGTTTTTTACATAAATTTAAGCACTTTAATCAATGTACAGGTGACAGCCAACCTGTTATTGAGTCTAGAGGATTTAAGCTAGATGTTATTACGCGCCTGAAAAGTCACGTTAATTCTGAATACTATATCAATGCTCATCAGGACGAGCATTGTAGAGAAGCAAATAGGCTATTGGGCTATGAATAA
- a CDS encoding sulfotransferase domain-containing protein: protein MYREVLDKEAIAPLPVGTGFVVGAPWRDARLRSRNMNVFHCCTHKTASQWVRAIFSDPRVQEFSGLKPYYYEEKALAKYGVQKPSEKVFDEPFPDNTVITPLYADYSSFCRARSMSSSQAFAFFVTRDPRDMLVSWYFSMRYSHQPIVDDVSLVRELLNSKSEKEGLKQSIRLLASFDLFESIHSWINASSEDKDIILIKYEDLTSSNNVNVFMDLFRGFGIDVPENILREVLEEYEFEHLTGRKKGLQDLQAHLRKGIEGDWINFLDDEILEEFQNFAGDLSEKLGYKSKHELTRQNLHFYQQLSSELYSDLHTTETRLISIESELSSMKHELSSANREISLKQAHLEGVKQELLHTQTELVVAKSVIKRKSSTVKRLKSRVSDQAQKLRETARSLKILENRIRQMESSKFWKLKQFWLGVTTRRFGIFL from the coding sequence ATGTATCGTGAAGTACTAGACAAAGAGGCGATCGCGCCTTTGCCAGTGGGCACAGGTTTTGTGGTAGGCGCGCCCTGGCGCGATGCCAGATTGAGGAGTCGAAACATGAATGTTTTTCATTGTTGTACCCATAAAACTGCCAGCCAATGGGTTCGTGCTATCTTTTCAGACCCTAGGGTACAAGAGTTTTCAGGTTTGAAGCCGTACTATTACGAAGAAAAAGCGCTTGCCAAGTACGGAGTTCAAAAACCATCCGAAAAAGTTTTTGATGAGCCATTTCCAGACAACACAGTTATTACGCCTCTCTATGCAGATTACAGCAGCTTTTGTAGAGCGCGGTCAATGTCATCGTCTCAGGCTTTTGCCTTCTTCGTGACCAGAGATCCAAGAGATATGCTTGTTTCTTGGTACTTCTCTATGAGATATTCTCATCAGCCAATTGTAGATGACGTATCATTAGTTAGGGAATTACTCAACTCAAAGTCCGAGAAAGAAGGATTAAAGCAGAGCATTCGCTTGTTGGCTAGTTTTGATTTGTTTGAGTCTATACACTCGTGGATTAATGCATCATCAGAAGACAAGGATATTATCCTTATTAAATATGAAGACTTGACATCAAGTAATAATGTTAATGTCTTCATGGATCTTTTCAGAGGATTTGGAATAGATGTACCTGAAAATATTTTAAGAGAAGTCTTAGAAGAATATGAGTTTGAGCATCTCACAGGCCGAAAAAAAGGACTTCAAGATCTTCAAGCACATCTCAGAAAAGGAATAGAAGGAGACTGGATCAATTTTTTGGATGATGAAATTCTAGAGGAATTTCAGAATTTTGCAGGAGATTTGTCAGAAAAATTAGGATACAAGTCGAAGCATGAGCTGACTCGACAAAACTTACATTTCTACCAGCAACTGTCGTCTGAACTCTACTCGGATTTGCATACTACTGAAACGAGGCTTATTTCGATCGAGAGTGAACTATCTTCCATGAAGCATGAGTTGTCTTCCGCAAACCGCGAAATTTCTCTTAAGCAGGCTCATCTTGAAGGAGTCAAACAAGAACTTTTGCATACACAGACAGAACTGGTTGTTGCAAAATCAGTTATCAAGAGGAAATCTTCCACGGTTAAGAGATTGAAATCTAGAGTTTCGGATCAGGCGCAAAAGTTGCGGGAGACTGCGCGAAGCCTTAAGATTCTAGAAAACAGGATCAGGCAGATGGAAAGCAGTAAGTTCTGGAAACTCAAGCAATTTTGGTTGGGCGTGACAACCAGACGTTTTGGGATATTTCTATGA
- a CDS encoding glycosyltransferase family 2 protein translates to MKLSVVIPCYNELGTIGQVVAAVRRSPIQDLEIIIVDDCSTDGTRDLLQSQIEPLVDQVLYHPKNRGKGAALRTGFAAATGDIVVVQDADLEYDPQEFPLLIEPILNDKADVVFGSRFMGGRPHRVVYFWHMVGNKFLTLLSNMMTNINLSDMETCYKAFRREVIQSIRIQENRFGFEPEITAKVAKAGCRIYEVGISYYGRTYKEGKKIGWKDGFRAIYCILKYNLFA, encoded by the coding sequence GTGAAGCTGTCGGTTGTTATACCCTGCTATAACGAGTTGGGAACCATCGGGCAGGTGGTGGCGGCAGTGAGGCGATCGCCCATCCAAGATCTCGAAATCATCATTGTGGATGATTGCTCAACTGACGGCACGCGAGACTTGCTGCAATCTCAAATCGAGCCGCTCGTAGACCAGGTGCTATATCACCCCAAAAATCGCGGCAAGGGAGCCGCCCTGCGAACCGGGTTTGCGGCGGCAACGGGCGATATCGTGGTGGTGCAAGATGCTGACCTGGAATACGACCCGCAAGAGTTTCCGCTCTTGATCGAGCCAATCCTGAATGACAAAGCGGATGTGGTGTTTGGCTCTCGCTTTATGGGTGGACGACCCCACCGCGTGGTCTACTTTTGGCACATGGTGGGCAACAAGTTCCTCACGCTGCTGTCGAACATGATGACGAATATCAACCTCAGCGACATGGAAACTTGCTACAAAGCCTTTCGCCGCGAGGTGATCCAGTCCATCCGCATTCAGGAAAACCGCTTTGGCTTTGAGCCAGAAATCACCGCCAAAGTCGCCAAAGCAGGCTGCCGCATCTACGAAGTGGGCATTTCCTATTACGGGCGCACCTACAAAGAAGGCAAAAAAATCGGCTGGAAAGACGGCTTCCGCGCCATTTACTGCATTCTGAAATACAACCTGTTTGCCTGA
- a CDS encoding DUF4058 family protein: protein MLPHFPGMNPYLENPDLWTEVHFGLIGGLARFLNGIITPKYRAAVEKRVYQDALLVGIPDVAIATRRAEPASPSVTHIQTAVPASEPIQVAVPMLEEVTERFLEIREVGTGTVVTVVEVLSPKNKQPGEGQTQYDRKRQALLSSSANLVEIDLLRTGEPKPMLGGVPSDCRILVSRADERPAASLYAFNLRDRIPRFLVPLKPSDEEPVVDLEAILNQVYTEAALALAIAYDQPPVPPLREEDQRWLQTLISSEPGSRE from the coding sequence ATGCTGCCCCATTTCCCCGGCATGAATCCCTACTTGGAAAACCCAGACCTGTGGACAGAGGTTCACTTTGGGCTGATTGGGGGGTTGGCGCGGTTTTTGAATGGGATCATTACGCCGAAATATCGAGCAGCGGTGGAAAAGCGAGTTTATCAGGATGCACTTCTGGTGGGCATTCCCGATGTGGCGATCGCCACTCGTCGAGCAGAACCAGCTTCACCAAGTGTGACGCACATACAAACCGCTGTGCCAGCCAGCGAGCCAATTCAGGTTGCCGTGCCGATGCTGGAAGAGGTGACGGAGCGGTTTCTGGAAATTCGGGAAGTGGGTACGGGAACGGTTGTGACTGTGGTGGAAGTGCTGTCGCCCAAGAACAAGCAACCGGGCGAAGGACAGACTCAATATGACCGCAAGCGTCAAGCCCTGCTGAGCAGCAGCGCCAACCTGGTTGAGATCGATCTGCTGCGGACAGGAGAGCCAAAGCCAATGTTGGGGGGCGTGCCATCGGACTGTCGAATCTTGGTGAGTCGGGCGGACGAGCGGCCTGCGGCATCTCTGTATGCGTTTAATCTGCGAGATCGGATTCCCCGATTCCTAGTTCCGCTGAAACCGAGCGACGAAGAGCCAGTCGTGGATCTGGAGGCGATTTTGAATCAGGTTTATACAGAAGCTGCGCTAGCGCTGGCGATCGCCTATGATCAGCCCCCAGTGCCGCCGCTGCGAGAGGAAGACCAGCGCTGGCTGCAAACGCTGATCTCATCGGAACCTGGATCGCGGGAATAA